The stretch of DNA ATGAAAACATCCATACATTGTTCTAGAAAATCCGCAAATatgctcatcatgcatctttgaaacgtTGCCGGTGCGTTGCATAGACCGAATGGCATACGCTTGTAAGCATACGTGCGTTCCAAAGGGGCAAGTAAatgtggttttttcttggtcctctAGAGCAATGTGTATTTGGAAGTATCCGGAGTAACcatcaagaaagcaataataagaTTTACCGGCTAgtcgatcaagcatttgatcaataaatGGTAGTGGAAtgtgatcttttcttgtggccgCATTCAATCTTCGGTAGTCTATGCATACTCTCCAAGAATTTTGCACTCTTGTTGCTATGAGTTCACCActttcatttttaattgttgtCACCCCGGATATCTTTGGCACCACTTGGACCGGGCTTACCCACTCGCTATCCGAGATAGGATAGATGATGTCCGCTTCAAGTAGCAGAGTGACCTCTTTTTTCACAACCTCAAGAATGGTTGGATTAagtctcctttgaggttgtcgaaccggtcttgctccttcttcaagAAATATGCGGTGCTCGCATACTTGGGGGCTTATTCCCACTAGATCCGCCAAACTCCACCCGATTCACCTTTTATTTTTCCTCAAGACATCTAGcaacttttcttcttgttgaggggtTAGCTCTTTTGCGATTATCACGGGGAGCTTTTGGGCTTCATCGAGATATGAGTACTTTAGGTggggtggtagtggcttcaattccatctttttgtcattttttgAGGTTTGAGTTTCCGGATGGTTTGTATGGTGCGTGgtgtttaatttgcttggatcTTCATTTGCTTCCTCAATCATGTACTTCTCATCTAACTTTGCAAGGTGCACTTTGGCAACAATGTTGTCAATTGGGTCACACCAGAATAGAGAGTGATTCTCCGgtggatgcttcattgcttcttcTAGGCTAAAACTTACGACTCTTCCATCTATCTCAAATGAGTAGGTTCCCGAGTAGGCATCGAGCTTAAATCTAGAAGTTCTCaaaaatggtcttccaagtaggatgGATGATGCTCTCTCGGTTTTGCTTGATGGCATTTCAAGGACATAGAAGTCAATCGGAAACACCAACCCTTTGATATTCACCAGTACATCTTCCACAACACCCGTCACggttattatgcttttatctgctaggACAAATCTTACCGTCGACCTTTTTAGTGGTGGCAACTTCAATATCCGGTAGACGGAGAGAGGCATGATGCTAACACATGCTCCGAGGTCACACAATCTATGAATTGAACTCCATTGACGGTGCAAGTGACCATACAAGGGCCTGGATCATCATATTTCTCGGGCAATGCTCCCATTAAAGCGGAAATAGAACTCCCCAATGGGATGGTTTccaattcaagaattctatccttGTTCATGCATAGATCTTTAAGGAATTTTGCATACCTAGGAACTTGGTGGATAGCATCAAAGAGGGGGATGGTTACCTCGACTTTCTTGAATGTTTCTATCATTTTGGGGTCGAGTTCTACGCACTTCCTAGCTTTCTTTGTAAGTGTTGGAAATGGGAGCGGTTGAGcaatttcttcttccaaggttctcTTGGTCTTGGGGGTCTCTTTTGTTGGTTGAGCTTCTTCATCCTCAACTGTGACTTGTGGTGTCTCTTCGTCCACTACCTCTTCTACATCTATTCTCTCCTCCTCTTGAGCGATTGTGATGGAATTTGAATCCTTTGCTCCCTTCTCTTTTAATTGTGTTCCAGatcttagggtgatggcattgatgccttCCTTAGGATTGGGTTGAGGTTGAGAGGGGATGACGCTTTGGATTGGGGGTTGAGGAGTGGGATTTGATGGTGTATCCATgcgtgcaagaagagcttgtagtgtagaggtgagaccggaagcaagtgtgttttgtagttccttttggccttggatGATGGTACGGAGTGTATCATCTTGGTTAGAGGGGGCGGATGGATATATGAGTTGAGGAgcttgtgattggttgggtggtggtctttgatgtggtggttgatatgtttggtagtttctttgtgggttttgttggttatatggttgatgttgttgggtGAATGGTGGATTTTGTTGGTTGAATGGTGGCCgattttgtgagttgttattccatctttgacctcctccattgttgttgttgtccctattcccttgttgatgatgattatcTCTCCAATTTTGATTGTGATTTCCATTCCCTTGATTGTagctttgatgagcggataatttatacgctttttggcattgtttttatatagtttttagtaagtttaagctacttttagggatgtttttcattagtttttatgttaaattcacatttctggactttactatgagtttgtgtgtttttctgtgatttcaggtaaattctgactgaaattgagggatttgagcaaaactctgaagaaggctgacaaaaggactgctgatgctgttggaatctgacctccctgcactcaaaatggattttctggagctacagaactccaattggcgcgctctcaacggcgttggaatgtagacatccagggctttccagcaatatataatagtccatattttattcgaagattgacgacgtaacttggcgttgaacgccaagtacaagctgctttctggagttaaacgccagaaaaacgtcatgatccggagttgaacgcccaaaacacgtcataacctgaagtttgacacCAAGAAATGCCTNNNNNNNNNNNNNNNNNNNNNNNNNNNNNNNNNNNNNNNNNNNNNNNNNNNNNNNNNNNNNNNNNNNNNNNNNNNNNNNNNNNNNNNNNNNNNNNNNNNNNNNNNNNNNNNNNNNNNNNNNNNNNNNNNNNNNNNNNNNNNNNNNNNNNNNNNNNNNNNNNNNNNNNNNNNNNNNNNNNNNNNNNNNNNNNNNNNNNNNNNNNNNNNNNNNNNNNNNNNNNNNNNNNNNNNNNNNNNNNNNNNNNNNNNNNNNNNNNNNNNNNNNNNNNNNNNNNNNNNNNNNNNNNNNNNNNNNNNNNNNNNNNNNNNNNNNNNNNNNNNNNNNNNNNNNNNNNNNNNNNNNNNNNNNNNNNNNNNNNNNNNNNNNNNNNNNNNNNNNNNNNNNNNNNNNNNNNNNNNNNNNNNNNNNNNNNNNNNNNNNNNNNNNNNNNNNNNNNNNNNNNNNNNNNNNNNNNNNNNNNNNNNNNNNNNNNNNNNNNNNNNNNNNNNNNNNNNNNNNNNNNNNNNNNNNNNNNNNNNNNNNNNNNNNNNNNNNNNNNNNNNNNNNNNNNNNNNNNNNNNNNNNNNNNNNNNNNNNNNNNNNNNNNNNNNNNNNNNNNNNNNNNNNNNNNNNNNNNNNNNNNNNNNNNNNNNNNNNNNNNNNNNNNNNNNNNNNNNNNNNNNNNNNNNNNNNNNNNNNNNNNNNNNNNNNNNNNNNNNNNNNNNNNNNNNNNNNNNNNNNNNNNNNNNNNNNNNNNNNNNNNNNNNNNNNNNNNNNNNNNNNNNNNNNNNNNNNNNNNNNNNNNNNNNNNNNNNNNNNNNNNNNNNNNNNNNNNNNNagcatctccatccgcttatctgaaattcctatcaatgaatctgcataagttttctatcccttttattattcctttttattatttattccaataatcacaattcctttttacaaggtgaccatagcttgcttcataccaacaatctctgtgggatcgacccttactcacgtaaggtttattacttggacgacccagtacacttgctggttagttgaacgaagttgtgtccactcgtgccaatttctaaaatccaattacaatgaatatgatcacaatttcgtccaccaagtttttggcaccgttgccggggattgttcgagtatggacaactgacggttcatcttgttgctcagattaggtaattttcttttcaaaaatctctttcaaaaattttttcttttatttttcgtttttccaaaaatattttcaaaaaaaaaaaataaaaatccaaaaaaaaatagaaaatcataaaaataaaaaatattttgtgtttcttgtttgagtcttgtgttaatttttaagtttggtgtcaattgcctgctttcaaaatttttcttgcatttttcgaaaatctcatgcattcatagtgttcttcatgatcttcaagttgttcttgacaagtcttcttgtttgatcttgatgatttcttgttttgtgttgtttgttgtttttcatgtgcatttttgcattcatatttttcatacattaaaaatttctaagtttggtgtcttgcatgttttctttgcatcaaaaatttttcaaaattatgttcttgatgttcatcatgatcttcaaagtgttcttggtgttcatcttgacattcatagcattcttgcatgcatcttgtgtcttgatccaaaattttcatgttttgggtcatttttNNNNNNNNNNNNNNNNNNNNNNNNNNNNNNNNNNNNNNNNNNNNNNNNNNNNNNNNNNNNNNNNNNNNNNNNNNNNNNNNNNNNNNNNNNNNNNNNNNNNNNNNNNNNNNNNNNNNNNNNNNNNNNNNNNNNNNNNNNNNNNNNNNNNNNNNNNNNNNNNNNNNNNNNNNNNNNNNNNNNNNNNNNNNNNNNNNNNNNNNNNNNNNNNNNNNNNNNNNNNNNNNNNNNNNNNNNNNNNNNNNNNNNNNNNNNNNNNNNNNNNNNNNNNNNNNNNNNNNNNNNNNNNNNNNNNNNNNNNNNNNNNNNNNNNNNNNNNNNNNNNNNNNNNNNNNNNNNNNNNNNNNNNNNNNNNNNNNNNNNNNNNNNNNNNNNNNNNNNNNNNNNNNNNNNNNNNNNNNNNNNNNNNNNNNNNNNNNNNNNNNNNNNNNNNNNNNNNNNNNNNNNNNNNNNNNNNNNNNNNNNNNNNNNNNNNNNNNNNNNNNNNNNNNNNNNNNNNNNNNNNNNNNNNNNNNNNNNNNNNNNNNNNNNNNNNNNNNNNNNNNNNNNNNNNNNNNNNNNNNNNNNNNNNNNNNNNNNNNNNNNNNNNNNNNNNNNNNNNNNNNNNNNNNNNNNNNNNNNNNNNNNNNNNNNNNNNNNNNNNNNNNNNNNNNNNNNNNNNNNNNNNNNNNNgtttgatggaagaagcatctccattcctgccattggagccaataactttgagctgaaacctcagctagttgctttaatgcaacaaaattgcaagttttatggacttctatctgaagatccttatcagtttttaactgagttcttacagatctgtgagactgtaaagacgaatggagttgatcctgaagtctacagactcatgcttttcccttttgctgtaagagacagagccagaatatggttggattctcaacctaaggatagcttggactcctgggataagctggtcactgcttTCTTAGATAAGTTCTTTNNNNNNNNNNNNNNNNNNNNNNNNNNNNNNNNNNNNNNNNNNNNNNNNNNNNNNNNNNNNNNNNNNNNNNNNNNNNNNNNNNNNNNNNNNNNNNNNNNNNNNNNNNNNNNNNNNNNNNNNNNNNNNNNNNNNNNNNNNNNNNNNNNNNNNNNNNNNNNNNNNNNNNNNNNNNNNNNNNNNNNNNNNNNNNNNNNNNNNNNNNNNNNNNNNNNNNNNNNNNNNNNNNNNNNNNNNNNNNNNNNNNNNNNNNNNNNNNNNNNNNNNNNNNNNNNNNNNNNNNNNNNNNNNNNNcattgacatggttgcaaacaaccagttcatgtacacctctgagaggaattccgtgaataatggggtaCCTCAGaaaaaaggagttcttgaaattgatgctctgaatgccatattggctcagaacaaaatgttgactcaacaagtcaacataATCTCTNNNNNNNNNNNNNNNNNNNNNNNNNNNNNNNNNNNNNNNNNNNNNNNNNNNNNNNNNNNNNNNNNNNNNNNNNNNNNNNNNNNNNNNNNNNNNNNNNNNNNNNNNNNNNNNNNNNNNNNNNNNNNNNNNNNNNNNNNNNNNNNNNNNNNNNNNNNNNNNNNNNNNNNNNNNNNNNNNNNNNNNNNNNNNNNNNNNNNNNNNNNNNNNNNNNNNNNNNNNNNNNNNNNNNNNNNNNNNNNNNNNNNNNNNNNNNNNNNNNNNNNNNNNNNNNNNNNNNNNNNNNNNNNNNNNNNNNNNNNNNNNNNNNNNNNNNNNNNNNNNNNNNNNNtcaaaataattctaaatttagccaatatagtctctgatctgtcaaaggccactttcagtttcatgaatgaaacaagatcctccattagaaatttggaggcacaaatgggccagctgagtaagaaagttattgaaactcctcccagtattctcccaagtaatacagaagagaatccaaaaggagagtgcaaggccattgatttaatcaaagtggccgaatgcactagggaggaggaggacgaaaatcctagtgaggaagacctcctgggatgtccttcaagcaagaaggagtttcctattaaggatcctgaggaatctgaggctcatacagagaccatagagattctattaaatctccttctaccattcatgagctctgaagaatattcatcctctgaagaggatgaagatgtgactggagagcaagttgctcaatacttaggagctatcatgaagctgaatgccaagctgtttggtaatgagatttgggaaagtgaacctcccctgctcattagtgaactagatacttggattcagagaactttacctcaaaagaaacaagatcctggcaagttcttaataccttgtaccattggcaccatgagctttgaaaaagctctatgtgatctNNNNNNNNNNNNNNNNNNNNNNNNNNNNNNNNNNNNNNNNNNNNNNNNNNNNNNNNNNNNNNNNNNNNNNNNNNNNNNNNNNNNNNNNNNNNNNNNNNNNNNNNNNNNNNNNNNattggcagacaagtcagtaagacaagcttatggaatagtggaggacgttctggtaaaggttgaaggcctttacatccctgctgatttcataatcctagacactaggaaggaagatgatgaatccatcatcctaggaagacctttcctagccacagcagaagctgtaatagatgtcaacagaggagagttagtccttcaatttaatggggaataccttgtgtttcaagcacatggccatccctctatgacaaaagagagcaagcatgaagagcttctctcagttcaaggtcaagaGGAGCCCAcccagtcaaactctaagtttggtgttgtgaggccacaaccaaactctaagtttggtgttcaaattccatatccaaactctaagtttggtgtggagacAACACACTAAATTGACTTGATCACtctgtggctccatgagagccactgtcaaggtattgacattaaagaagcgcttgttgggaggcaacccaattttaattatctaattttattttattttgtttcttt from Arachis duranensis cultivar V14167 chromosome 4, aradu.V14167.gnm2.J7QH, whole genome shotgun sequence encodes:
- the LOC107484332 gene encoding uncharacterized protein LOC107484332, yielding MDTPSNPTPQPPIQSVIPSQPQPNPKEGINAITLRSGTQLKEKGAKDSNSITIAQEEERIDVEEVVDEETPQVTVEDEEAQPTKETPKTKRTLEEEIAQPLPFPTLTKKARKCVELDPKMIETFKKVEVTIPLFDAIHQVPRPLYGHLHRQWSSIHRLCDLGACVSIMPLSVYRILKLPPLKRSTVRFVLADKSIITVTGVVEDVLVNIKGLVFPIDFYVLEMPSSKTERASSILLGRPFLRTSRFKLDAYSGTYSFEIDGRVVSFSLEEAMKHPPENHSLFWCDPIDNIVAKVHLAKLDEKYMIEEANEDPSKLNTTHHTNHPETQTSKNDKKMELKPLPPHLKYSYLDEAQKLPVIIAKELTPQQEEKLLDVLRKNKR